In Planctomycetia bacterium, the genomic window AAAGTCCTCAAACGTATGGCCTACGGCTACCGAGACGACAACTACTTCTTTCTCAAAATCCGCCAGGCTTTCCCCGGAATTGGGTGAAGAACCAAAAAAGAGAGGGGCACGGGGAAATGCTGGCAGGGCTTTACGGTTCCAGATTGTCGGTGGTACGGGATGACTGGCCATCAAACGCAACTCGCTCTTTGCCGAAGCGCTCGCGTTCTAAACGCCGTCCGACGGTATGTCCCAGACGCTCGGTGACGCGATCGATCAGCACGTAGAAGCTCTGGTCGTGGTCCTCGACGACTAACTCGTCGAGCCCTGTCACGCGTGTCACTAGCCGGCAGCGCTTGTCGACACCGCCGCGACGGCCGTTGGTGTCGGCCACGTGGACCGCCACGTGCGTGACCCGGGGGACGAAACGCCCCAGGGCAAACTGGAGCCGCAGCTCGACGTGTTCGCGCTGGGCGTCGTCCAACTCAATCCCTTGCTTGTGAAAGCTGATTCGCATTCCGTGGTCTCCGTCGATTGTGGGAGTAGATCGCTGATGTTTACGAAATAGAATACGGCTTCTCTGGCGTATCGACACATCGGAAGTCTTGCATTGACCTATCGGAAGTACCGATATAATCCAGCCATGGAACCGCTCGACTATTACCACCTGCACACCTTCTGGACCGTGGCCAAGCTGGGGAGCGTGGTGGCAGCCGGCGAGAAACTCTTACTGGCCCAGCACACGGTCAGCGGTCAGCTGCGTCAGTTGGAACAGGCCATCGGACAGAAGCTATTCGAGCGGGTTGGTCGCGGTCTGGCCCTGACAGCCACCGGACAAGTTGTGTTCCGCTATGCCGACGAGATTTTTGCACTCGGCCGAGAAATGCTGGACGGCTTATCTGGGTCGCCCATCGGCCGATCGCTGCGCCTCCAGGTGGGCGTTGCCGATGTGCTGCCTAAGGCTGTGGCCCTCTTACTACTGCGCCCGGCAATGCTGCTGCCGGAGGTCCGCATCGTTTGCCACGAGGGGAAGACGGAGCACCTGCTCTCGGAACTCGCATTGCACCGCCTGGATGTCGTGCTGGCGGATGTACCGCTCAATCCGGCGATTAAGGTGCGGGCCTTTAGCCATCTGCTGGGCGAAAGTGGCGTCTCGATCGTGGGCGCTGCCGCGGTAGCGAAAGCCTATCGTCAAGACTTCCCGAATTCGCTCGATCGCGCGCCTTTCTTCCTGCCGACCGAAAGCACGATGTTGCGCCGCTCGCTCGACCAGTGGTTCGACGCCCAAGGAATTCGCCCGGCGATCAAAGCGGAATTCGACGACAGTGCGCTAATGAAGTTTTTTGGTCGCGAAGGTGGTGCACTGCTCCCCGTGCCCACGGTGGTGGAGGCCGAAGTCTGCCAGCAGTTCTCACTTCAATCCATTGGCATCGTTCAAGGCATCAAGGAACGCTTCTATGCCATCTCGTTGGAACGTCGCTTGAAGCACCCGGCCGTGTTGGCGATTAGCGAGCAAGCGCGTAGTCGTTTGCGGCTTCATTCGTGATGATTCTCAATACGGATGCACTGGTCGTGGCAATCAGCGCTACGGCTAGTAGGTTCCTCGGCTCGTGGATCTGCGAAGCGTCCCGCCCAAACCAGCGCAACCAAGGCCCCCGCCGCTGTCCCAAAGTCCTGGGGGGCCGCAGCTTTCCACATGTGGGCGGCGAGCGTGCGAAACACGAGGTGAACCGCCGTTCAACGACGTCACTCACTCCGCCAGCGGTAGCTCGACAGTGCATTTAACTCACGAACGACGACTTCGTCACCGCAGACCGCCAGATGCGCCCAAGTCGGAGCATCCGCCACTTTTACGCTGTCAAGTTCTTCGTACCGTTCTGGATTGGCACGAATCAGGCGAAGCTGCCCTTCGCAATCGAGTGCTAAGATTCGGTCGCCATTGGCGACCAGGCTCCAATATTCGGCGAACGGAGTGGTGCGCCAAGTCTGCTTTCCTGAACGCAGATCGAAACATGCGAATCGACGATTGCGCAAATGCAAAAACGCATGATCCTCAATGATCAATGGCGAGGACATATACCCTTGCGAACCGTCCTCCCAGGCCGAGTCGACGGTGATGGTTCCGTTCACAGAGTTCAGACGATGGAGGATCGTCTTACCGCCATAAGAGGAAGTGATGACCGAGTCGTCGTATACGGTCGGCGTCAAAATGTTCATGCCCCGAAAGGCCTCGATGTCTCGGGTCCAAAGCTCTGCGCCGTCCTTTGGATTAACTCCCACTAACCGAGTGCGCGTTTGCGCGAGTAGCTGTTCCTGTCCAGCGATCTCCGTCAAGAGAGGGGACGAGAAGGCGCTCCCCCACATGCCTCCCTCATCGGCCAATGATCGCCATTGCGTTTCTCCAGTGTTACGGTCAAGCTTGACCAAACCAGCACCGGCTTGAACATAGACGGCTTCAGCCGTCACCAAGGGCGAGCAGACGAATCCAAAGGCGGGCAAGGGACTCTTAAATCGCTCGACAAAGTCCACACGCCAGTTCTCGTCGCCGGAGCCAGCATCGAGCGATACCAGCACGTCCCGCATGCCGGCCACATACAGCGATTTGCCATCGTACGCCGGTGTGGCGCGAATCCAATCGCCATTGCTCTTCGCAAAGAAGGGCACGTTCATTGCGCCAGCCCATTCCGTCCGCCAAAGCTCTTTGCCGCTCTTCCGATCGAACGCCAGCAAAATCTCGTCTCGCTCATTGCGAGTCTCGGTCGTGAAGACGCGATCCTCAGCGATCACCGGTCCCGAGTAACTCGGGCCCAGGTCTTTTCGCCAACGAAGTTCAAAGTTGAGCTTTTCCGGCCAGGGCGTGGACACGATCTTCCCATCGCGTGCTGGGCCACG contains:
- the nhaR gene encoding transcriptional activator NhaR; protein product: MEPLDYYHLHTFWTVAKLGSVVAAGEKLLLAQHTVSGQLRQLEQAIGQKLFERVGRGLALTATGQVVFRYADEIFALGREMLDGLSGSPIGRSLRLQVGVADVLPKAVALLLLRPAMLLPEVRIVCHEGKTEHLLSELALHRLDVVLADVPLNPAIKVRAFSHLLGESGVSIVGAAAVAKAYRQDFPNSLDRAPFFLPTESTMLRRSLDQWFDAQGIRPAIKAEFDDSALMKFFGREGGALLPVPTVVEAEVCQQFSLQSIGIVQGIKERFYAISLERRLKHPAVLAISEQARSRLRLHS
- a CDS encoding PQQ-binding-like beta-propeller repeat protein gives rise to the protein MISKLLESCDGWRHFIFLLALAAATDGRAEETSTTWPQWRGPARDGKIVSTPWPEKLNFELRWRKDLGPSYSGPVIAEDRVFTTETRNERDEILLAFDRKSGKELWRTEWAGAMNVPFFAKSNGDWIRATPAYDGKSLYVAGMRDVLVSLDAGSGDENWRVDFVERFKSPLPAFGFVCSPLVTAEAVYVQAGAGLVKLDRNTGETQWRSLADEGGMWGSAFSSPLLTEIAGQEQLLAQTRTRLVGVNPKDGAELWTRDIEAFRGMNILTPTVYDDSVITSSYGGKTILHRLNSVNGTITVDSAWEDGSQGYMSSPLIIEDHAFLHLRNRRFACFDLRSGKQTWRTTPFAEYWSLVANGDRILALDCEGQLRLIRANPERYEELDSVKVADAPTWAHLAVCGDEVVVRELNALSSYRWRSE
- a CDS encoding HPF/RaiA family ribosome-associated protein, producing MRISFHKQGIELDDAQREHVELRLQFALGRFVPRVTHVAVHVADTNGRRGGVDKRCRLVTRVTGLDELVVEDHDQSFYVLIDRVTERLGHTVGRRLERERFGKERVAFDGQSSRTTDNLEP